From Rhineura floridana isolate rRhiFlo1 chromosome 5, rRhiFlo1.hap2, whole genome shotgun sequence, a single genomic window includes:
- the LOC133385395 gene encoding uncharacterized protein LOC133385395 gives MHDTPPPKMLKQQQTTLERWGSGREPVTQSYLDRRIIDFIVEETLPLQTVDKPSFINLVRIGLPKDLTIICAKTLRDRIEKRACDMRETLANRMGAVAYIATTADCWTNGKKSYFGVTAHWINPTTLKREVGALACKRLKGCHTYNVLSKALHDVHVQYRIHNKVMCTTTDNGSNFVKAFRVFMAKEPVEAAGTSDDDGDNQEEEEEAEVEFVPICEILDTGPEAEEEAADSGEDFVLPPHQRCASHTLNLVATQDIEAMLSDSFKSSLLGPFKEQFRSLMGKCSKLWSKQNQSAQIAEYIRAQCGVYLKVLNKTRWNSTFDALKQLHEVLSTVPLKMHAIMDRCSLSRITAAEIEVVQEYTEIMDPLAQSLDILQQENGMFMGYLLPTLCNLDRKLEGLENKPERYTMEALLKAEIKMGVLNEDSDQSSDKDQEGDDLEDDFFNFLPQGKKSAVDTAEEELVRYLRSPSREVSSLHGFPRVLRCFLQHDTGMPSSAAVERLFSTGGNVMTVKRHSLSDMLFEHLVLLRHNRNIL, from the exons atgcatgacacccctcctcccaaaatgctgaagcagcagcagacaacccttgagaggtggggatctggcagggagcctgtcacccagagctatctcgacaggagaatcattgatttcattgtagaggagacattaccacttcagactgtggacaaaccatcattcattaatctggttcgcattggactccccaaagatctcaccatcatatgtgccaagactctgagagacagaattgagaagagagcatgcgacatgagagaaactcttgcaaaccgaatgggtgctgtggcatatatagcaaccactgcagattgttggaccaatggcaagaagagttactttggggtaacagcccactggatcaacccaactaccctgaaacgtgaggtcggggccttggcttgtaagcgtctgaaggggtgccatacatacaatgtcctttcaaaagcattgcatgatgtacatgtgcagtacaggatccacaacaaagttatgtgcactactacagacaatggctccaactttgtgaaagcgttcagagttttcatggccaaagaaccagtggaagctgcaggcaccagtgacgatgatggtgataaccaggaggaggaggaggaggctgaggtggagtttgtgcctatctgtgagatcctggacacgggacctgaggcagaggaagaagctgcagactcaggagaggattttgttttaccaccacaccagagatgtgctagccacaccctcaaccttgtggcaacacaagacatagaggccatgctttctgactccttcaaaagtagtcttcttggtcctttcaaggaacagtttcgttccttgatgggaaagtgcagcaagttgtggtccaagcagaaccagtcagcacagattgctgagtatatccgtgcgcaatgtggtgtgtatctgaaggtactgaataagaccaggtggaattccacctttgatgcgttgaagcaactacatgaggtcctgtcaactgtgccactaaaaatgcatgccataatggaccgctgctccttgtccaggatcacagctgctgagattgaagtggtacaggaatacacagagattatggacccactagcccagtccctagatatcctgcaacaggagaacggcatgttcatggggtatttgctaccaacactctgcaatctggaccgcaagttagaaggactggaaaacaaacctgagag atacacaatggaagccttgttgaaagctgaaataaaaatgggtgtacttaatgaggacagtgatcagtcttcagataaagaccaggaaggagatgacttagaagatgacttctttaactttctgccccagggcaagaagtcagcagtggacactgctgaggaggaactggtgaggtacctgaggtctcccagcagggaagtgtcatcactccatggctttccacgtgtgctgcggtgttttttgcagcacgacacaggcatgccttcaagcgccgcagtagaacgcctgttcagtactggtggcaacgtaatgactgtaaaaagacattccttgtctgacatgctctttgagcatcttgttcttttgagacataacagaaacatattataa